TTGCCTTTAGCATTAGCCTCCTCTTCTGATTACGCTCTCATTGAAGCTGTCATCAAGCGTTTGCATTTAAGTGATAAGTTCCAAATTATTCACTCTGCAACTGAGGAATGCTATGGAAAACCTCACCCAGCCGTTTATTTAACCACTGCTGAAGAATTGGGAGTAACCCCAACTCACTGCTTAGCCCTAGAAGATTCCTTCAATGGGGTTCTATCTGCCAAAGCAGCGAGAATGATGTGTTACGCCATTCCCGAAGGATACCCCGACCCAGATCCAAGATTGATCATTGCTGACGAGATCTTTCCTTCGCTTCTCCAAGCAAAAACGGCGCTTGCTTCTCTCCTCAGCAAAGAGTAATCTCCTTAAGCAAGGGGTCAGTCCTAGGTCCTCTAAAGCAGTCCGACAAAGTGTAAGGGACCCGCACCACTGATTAATTCAATCATGAGAGCGAGAAAGCCTAACATCGCTAAACGACCATTCCACACTTCTGCAGTTGTTGTCATTCCCCACTCCCACCGTTCCTGTGGATACATTTTGAGGTTTTTCTTTAAGGGAGTCACTTCTGCAAAGCCCCGATCTGGGGAATTTAGGGCATGATCGACACAGTTAGTCAGGGCTTGGATAAAGGTGGAATCAGTATTTAAGGCAGGAACTCGTTGGAAGTTTTCTACTCCCGCTTCTTCAGCGAGTTCGCGATACTCAATATCAATTTCTTGTAGGGTTTCAATGTGTTCGGAGACAAAACTAATGGGAACCACCAGTAAATCTTTAACCCCTTTTTTTCCTAGTTCTACAATCGCTTCTTCCGTGTAGGGCTTCAGCCATTCCACCGGACCGACCCGACTTTGATAAGCTAAGGTGTGCTCATTGGGACGGTTTAAGGTTTTCATGATTAAACGGGTACATTCTTCGATCTCATACTGATAGGGATCGCCCGCTTCTTCTACATAACTGAGGGGAACACCGTGAGCGCTGAAGAAAATATGGACTTGGTCTGGGTTAGAAAATTTATCCAGTTCTTGACCAATCAAGTTTGCCATGGCTTGTAAATAGGCCGGTTCATCGTACCAAGAGGGAATGACGGTATAGGGAACTTTTTGGAGAGCGGGGTCTTCTTGCCAAATGCGTTCTAAAATCCGGAAACTTGACCCACTGGTACTGATAGAAAATTGGGGATAGAGGGGAAGAATCACCAGTTGATCGATTTGATCGCGTTTAATCCGAACTACTGCTTCTTCCGTAAAGGGATGCCAATACCGCATTCCCACATAGACGCGGGCATCTTTC
This region of Cyanobacteria bacterium GSL.Bin1 genomic DNA includes:
- the hxpB gene encoding hexitol phosphatase HxpB; the protein is MLEAIIFDMDGLLIDSEPFWQQAEIEMFADVGLKLTPQLCLQTMGLRIDEVVNYWYRQFPWDHPSQEKIAQRIVQRVIELIETQGAARKGVDPLFDFLESIPLPLALASSSDYALIEAVIKRLHLSDKFQIIHSATEECYGKPHPAVYLTTAEELGVTPTHCLALEDSFNGVLSAKAARMMCYAIPEGYPDPDPRLIIADEIFPSLLQAKTALASLLSKE
- a CDS encoding ferrochelatase, producing the protein MGRVGVLLLNLGGPDELEDVRPFLYNLFSDPEIIRLPVSWLQKPLAWFISTARSRKSQENYKEIGGGSPLRRITEEQAQALQQQLQAEGKDARVYVGMRYWHPFTEEAVVRIKRDQIDQLVILPLYPQFSISTSGSSFRILERIWQEDPALQKVPYTVIPSWYDEPAYLQAMANLIGQELDKFSNPDQVHIFFSAHGVPLSYVEEAGDPYQYEIEECTRLIMKTLNRPNEHTLAYQSRVGPVEWLKPYTEEAIVELGKKGVKDLLVVPISFVSEHIETLQEIDIEYRELAEEAGVENFQRVPALNTDSTFIQALTNCVDHALNSPDRGFAEVTPLKKNLKMYPQERWEWGMTTTAEVWNGRLAMLGFLALMIELISGAGPLHFVGLL